The Streptomyces sp. V3I7 genome segment GGCCGCCACGACCCCGAGTGGGTCAGGCTGGCGGCCCTTCCGGTCAGCCTCGGCCGGATCAGCGGCCCTCAGGCCCCGCCAGGTGACGGGCGATGACCATCCGCTGGATCTGGTTGGTGCCCTCGACGATCTGCAGGACCTTGGCCTCGCGCATGTAGCGCTCGACGGGGAAGTCGGCGGTGTAGCCGTAGCCGCCGAGGACCTGGACGGCGTCGGTGGTCACCTTCATCGCCGTGTCGGTGCAGTGCAGCTTGGCCATGGCCGCCAGCTTGGCGAACGGCCGGCCGGCGTCGCGCAGCCGGGCGGCCGCGAGGTACAGCGCCCGGCCCGCCTCTATCTGGGTCGCCATGTCGGCGAGCATGAAGCGCAGGCCCTGGAAGTCGGAGATCGGGTGCCCGAACTGCTGCCGGCCGGCGGCGTAGGCGACCGCCTCGTTCAGCGCGGCCTGGGCCACGCCGATCGCGCAGGCGGCGATGCCGAGCCGGCCCGAGTCGAGCGCGGAGAGGGCGATGGCGAAGCCCTGCCCCTCCTCACCGAGGCGCCGCTCGTCGGACACGCGCACGCCGTCGAAGTGGACCTGCGCGGTGGGCGAGCCCTTCATGCCCATCTTCTTCTCGGGGGCGGCGGCGCTCAGGCCCTCGGCGTCACCGGGGACCAGGAACGCGGTGATCCCGCGCGGGCCGTCCTCGCCGGTGCGCGCCATGACGGTGTAGAAGTCGGCGATGCCACCATGCGTGATCCAGGCCTTGGTGCCGGTGATCACCCACTCGTCGCCGTCCCGCACGGCCTTGGTGCGCAACGAGGCGGCGTCCGAGCCGGAGGACGGCTCGGACAGGCAGTACGCGCCGAGCAGGCCGCCGCCGAGCATGGCGGGCAGGTGCTCGACCTGCTGCTGCTTGGTGCCGTAGGTGGCGAGGCCGTAGGAGGCGAGGGTGTGCACGCTGACGCCGAGGCCGACGGTGAGGCGGGCCGCGGCGAGTTCCTCGAGAACCTGGAGGTAGACCTCGTACGGCTGCTCGCCGCCGCCGTACTCGGAGTCGTAGGGGAGGCCGAGCAGTCCGGACTCCGACAGGAGAGTGAAGACCTCGCGCGGGAAGTGCCCGGCGTCCTCCTCGGCGGCCGCCTTCGGGGCGATCTCGTGCTGGGCGATGTCGCGGACGAGCGAGATCAGGTCCCTGGCCTCGTCGGTGGGCAGC includes the following:
- a CDS encoding acyl-CoA dehydrogenase family protein, encoding MSDRAPQPVERELPTDEARDLISLVRDIAQHEIAPKAAAEEDAGHFPREVFTLLSESGLLGLPYDSEYGGGEQPYEVYLQVLEELAAARLTVGLGVSVHTLASYGLATYGTKQQQVEHLPAMLGGGLLGAYCLSEPSSGSDAASLRTKAVRDGDEWVITGTKAWITHGGIADFYTVMARTGEDGPRGITAFLVPGDAEGLSAAAPEKKMGMKGSPTAQVHFDGVRVSDERRLGEEGQGFAIALSALDSGRLGIAACAIGVAQAALNEAVAYAAGRQQFGHPISDFQGLRFMLADMATQIEAGRALYLAAARLRDAGRPFAKLAAMAKLHCTDTAMKVTTDAVQVLGGYGYTADFPVERYMREAKVLQIVEGTNQIQRMVIARHLAGPEGR